A portion of the Phycodurus eques isolate BA_2022a chromosome 3, UOR_Pequ_1.1, whole genome shotgun sequence genome contains these proteins:
- the LOC133399608 gene encoding nucleus accumbens-associated protein 2-like translates to MPDLQVAKPAPRPTLRTGPGPAVPKPASIMAESGLQFSIGDFGSSVLSSLNQQRLLGLHCDVSILVQGQVFKAHRAVLAASSLYFRDLFSAESSDSSEWSRSTYELPSSVTPSCFRQILTFCYTGCLNMVASEQLVLMYTAGYLQVQNIVERSLELMKTNTTSSSPHCCDSQTTSADELGPLDRSVVELQGSSPDPSMSPEDLMMAVSRIKQERQDTPPENHTGTTPEELDARGDFAGALQTTRGGAVCYLGAAGSLVLGLQSYLLAGGGRSSSEASSLPTDSSPSQPPTEEEPEDGDYGNATHLGIYQYTIGHQGQEKPEMLRLRRACVVVGGDNMALPASLVSQIGYRSHPALYVEGEPGHKLELVAGSGVFMTRGQLMNCHLCAGVKHKVLLRRLLATFFDRNTLANSCGTGIRSSTNDPSRKPLDNRVLNAVKLYCQNFAPSFKESEMNVIAADMCTNARRVRKRWLPKIQSLLPHGNKNNDSKVRGGAAGRGGGDASEADVRRLGAAPYLCLEVDGEGTQHQDQRHRLLLCTASSSPHPVDTDLKGAEPNDSQ, encoded by the exons ATGCCAGACCTTCAGGTGGCGAAACCAGCACCAAGACCAACATTACGAACAGGACCGGGACCAGCCGTCCCTAAGCCCGCCTCCATCATGGCGGAGTCTGGTCTTCAGTTTTCGATCGGTGACTTTGGCAGTAGCGTTCTGAGCAGCCTGAATCAGCAAAGACTTCTAGGACTCCATTGCGACGTCTCCATCCTGGTCCAGGGTCAGGTCTTCAAGGCCCACCGCGCCGTCCTGGCCGCGTCCTCTCTTTACTTCCGAGACCTGTTCAGCGCCGAGTCGTCCGACTCCTCGGAGTGGTCCCGGTCTACGTATGAGCTTCCGTCATCGGTGACGCCATCTTGTTTCCGTCAGATCCTGACATTCTGCTACACGGGCTGTCTCAACATGGTCGCCAGTGAGCAGCTAGTCCTCATGTACACGGCCGGCTACCTGCAAGTCCAGAATATTGTAGAGAGGAGCCTAGAGCTCATGAAGACCAATACCACGTCCTCATCGCCGCACTGCTGCGACTCACAG ACAACTTCAGCAGACGAGCTGGGACCTTTAGATCGGTCTGTGGTCGAGCTGCAGGGTTCCAGTCCAGACCCATCCATGAGTCCAGAGGACCTAATGATGGCCGTGAGCCGGATCAAACAGGAACGCCAGGACACACCTCCTGAGAACCACACAGGAACAACTCCAGAAGAACTGGATGCCAG AGGTGACTTTGCTGGGGCACTCCAGACCACCAGAGGGGGTGCCGTTTGTTACTTGGGTGCAGCCGGGAGTCTGGTCTTGGGACTGCAGTCCTACCTCCTGGCAGGCGGGGGGCGCTCTAGTTCAGAAGCGTCCAGCCTGCCCACAGACTCGTCCCCCTCGCAACCCCCAACGGAGGAGGAGCCGGAGGACGGGGACTACGGCAACGCCACACACCTTGGAATATACCAATACACGATTGGACACCAGG GCCAGGAGAAGCCGGAGATGCTGCGCCTGcggcgtgcgtgcgtggtgGTGGGCGGAGACAACATGGCACTCCCCGCCAGTCTGGTCAGTCAGATCGGTTATCGATCCCACCCCGCGCTCTACGTCGAGGGAGAACCTGGACACAAGCTGGAGCTGGTGGCAG GTTCGGGCGTGTTCATGACGCGAGGTCAACTGATGAATTGCCACCTTTGTGCGGGGGTGAAACACAAAGTTCTGCTCAGGAGGCTGCTGGCGACCTTCTTTGACAG AAACACTCTGGCCAATAGCTGCGGGACCGGGATCCGCTCCTCCACCAACGATCCGAGCCGGAAGCCGCTGGACAACAGAGTGTTAAACGCCGTCAAAC TGTACTGCCAGAACTTTGCTCCGAGCTTCAAGGAGAGCGAGATGAACGTGATCGCAGCCGACATGTGCACCAACGCTCGCAGAGTTCGCAAGCGATGGCTGCCCAAGATACAATCGCTGCTGCCCCACGGCAACAAGAACAACGACAGCAAAGTCCGCGGGGGGGCCGCGGGGCGAGGAGGGGGGGACGCCTCGGAAGCGGACGTGCGTCGGCTCGGCGCCGCCCCCTACCTATGCCTGGAGGTGGACGGGGAGGGCACACAACATCAGGACCAGCGCCACCGCCTCCTTCTGTGCACCGCCTCCTCTTCGCCACACCCCGTGGACACTGACCTCAAGGGGGCGGAGCCTAACGACAGCCAATAA